In Puntigrus tetrazona isolate hp1 chromosome 18, ASM1883169v1, whole genome shotgun sequence, one genomic interval encodes:
- the trpm7 gene encoding transient receptor potential cation channel subfamily M member 7 isoform X3 — MSQKSWIEHSFTKRECVYILPVSKDPHRCLPGCQICQQLVRCCCGRLVRQHVGFTATLAVKYSDVRLTEGELSDLEQWSVEKHTEESPTDAYGVINFQGGSHSYRAKYVRLSYDSRPEAVLRLMLKEWQMELPKIVISVHGGIQNFDLHPRIKQVVGKGLIKAAVTTGAWILTGGVNTGVAKHVGDALKEHMSRSARKICTVGIAPWGVIENRNDLIGRDVVAPYQTLLNPLSKLNVLNNFHSHFILVDDGTVGKYGAEVKLRRELEKHINLQRIHARIGQGVPVVALIFEGGPNVILTVLEYLQESPPVPVVVCEGTGRAADILAYVHKQTEQDGALPDGVEADIIATIKKTFNFSQSDALHLFQTLMECMKNKELITVFPVGSEDHQDIDVAILKALLKGTNASAFDQLVLTLAWDRVDIAKDHVFVYGQQLLVGSLEQAMLDALVMDRVEFVKLLIENGVSMHRFLTITRLEELYNTKQTPTNPTLYHLVRDVKQGNLPPNYKITLIDVGLVIEYLMGGTYRCNYTRKRFRIIYNNLHGNSRRSGRHTASSSHESFSIQADKKEKTRHNHFINTAQPYKPRLDSVSEQQKKKSKEEVVDIDDPETRRFPYPFNELLVWAVLMKRQKMSLFFWQHGEESMAKALVACKLLRSMGYEAKKSDVVDDTTEELKEYSNEFGTLAVDLLEQSFRQDETMAMKLLTYELKNWSNSTCLKLAVSSRLRPFVAHTCTQMLLSDMWMGRLNMRKNSWYKVILSILVPPAILLLEYKTKAEMSHIPQSQDAHQSMEDSEHNLQKPDDIPMDVFKEARPNENAEVKNETEVHVRSRRLPITRKFYAFYHAPIVKFWFNTLFYIGFLMLYSYVVLVRMESFPSPQEWVVILYIFTLAVEKIREMFMSEGGKISQKIKVWFSDYFNVSDFLALLMFFVGFGLRFGSGNVFIAGRIVYCLNIIFWYVRLLDILAVNQQAGPYVMMIGKMVANMFYIVVIMAVVLLSFGVPRKAILYPNEDPSWSLARDVVFQPYWMMYGEVYAYEIDVCANSSEDHAKELCATGVWLTPLLQAVYLFVQYILMVNLLIAFFNNVYMQVKSISNLVWKYQRYHFIMAYHDKPVLPPPLILLSHAASLLASICRKRKKDSSAYGPKLFLTEEDQKKLHDFEEQCVETYFHEKDDQFHSGSEERIRLTSDRVETMCVQLKEVGNKVNFIKRSLHTLDSQIGHLQDLSALTVDTLKALTAQRASEASKVHNQITRELSVSKNLGPDVTGPSKSSALVRCSVGFLPPSASIAESLFGGGAESRAMQGAELPLSPEVGSRSDPAPATFFVSTPSQLTDSHTHTEPGPAAVEFGAFVGEYEEEEEGVCERSDEGLPVVLVSEPECQGHVNLAFSADEDEPPERNTPLPLAPEHGPRGPRSFQRDGRCRRALNRIMQRSRGHKDDPEGQRSFPKEVSVSGRQSSPSRKARDVAAAQGQMRTVNSYAGFTEFDRNPSFLHPESTLRKQERTRVSLEDVSHYEDLLLGKSTQSSKLSPEEISNTAGLYAGRHTHLGARKDSIGSPFKPMESYQYSAVERNNLMRLSQSIPFTPVPPRGEPVTVYRLEESSPNSINNSMSSWAQRGLCAKIEFLSKEEMGGGLRRALKVLCTWSEYDILKPGHLYIVKSFLPEVVNTWQSIYREETVLHLCLREIQQQRAAQKLTFAFNQIRPKTIPYSPRGR, encoded by the exons ATG TCCCAGAAGTCCTGGATCGAACACAGTTTCACCAAGAGGGAATGTGTTTATATACTGCCTGTGTCAAAAGACCCGCACAG ATGCCTCCCAGGATGTCAGATCTGTCAGCAGCTTGTGCG atgctGCTGCGGGCGTCTGGTCCGCCAGCACGTGGGCTTCACCGCTACGCTGGCAGTGAAGTACTCAGACGTGCGTCTGACCGAGGGCGAGCTGTCCGATCTGGAGCAGTGGTCAGTGGAGAAGCACACGGAGGAGAGTCCCACTGATGCCTACGGAGTCATCAACTTCCAGGGAGGATCGCATTCGTACAGAGCCAAg TATGTGCGTCTCTCCTATGACTCCCGTCCGGAGGCCGTCCTGAGGCTCATGCTGAAGGAATGGCAGATGGAGCTGCCGAAGATCGTCATCAGCGTTCACGGGGGAATCCAGAACTTCGACCTGCATCCACGGATCAAACAGGTGGTGGGCAAAGGACTGATCAAAGCTGCTGTCACCACCGGGGCCTGGATCCTGACCGGAGGGGTCAACACAG GCGTGGCCAAACATGTGGGTGATGCTCTGAAGGAACACATGTCCAGATCGGCTCGGAAAATCTGTACGGTGGGAATCGCACCCTGGGGAGTGATCGAAAACAGGAACGACCTCATCGGAAGAGAC gtggtAGCGCCGTACCAAACCCTGCTGAACCCTCTCAGTAAACTCAACGTGCTGAATAACTTTCACTCTCACTTCATTCTGGTGGATGATGGGACAGTCGGGAAATACGGAGCTGAAGTCAAACTCAGGAGAGAGCTGGAGAAACACATTAACCTGCAGAGAATCCACGCCC gtattGGTCAGGGCGTCCCTGTTGTGGCTCTGATCTTTGAAGGAGGTCCGAACGTGATCCTGACGGTGCTGGAGTATCTTCAGGAGAGTCCTCCGGTGCCGGTGGTGGTGTGTGAGGGAACCGGCCGCGCCGCTGATATACTGGCATACGTACACAAGCAGACGGAGCAGGAcgg agcGTTGCCTGATGGTGTTGAGGCTGACATCATTGCGACAATCAAGAAAACGTTCAACTTCAGCCAGAGTGATGCACTACATCTGTTCCAGACACTGATGGAGTGCATGAAGAACAAAGAACTg atcACGGTGTTTCCTGTGGGCTCAGAGGACCATCAGGACATCGATGTGGCCATCCTCAAGGCTCTGCTTAAAG gcACGAACGCATCGGCCTTCGATCAGCTGGTCCTGACGCTGGCGTGGGATCGAGTGGACATCGCTAAAGATCACGTGTTTGTTTACGGCCAACAGCTGCTG gtgggcTCCCTCGAGCAGGCGATGCTGGATGCGTTGGTGATGGATCGTGTGGAGTTTGTGAAGCTCCTGATAGAGAATGGTGTCAGCATGCATCGGTTCCTCACAATCACACGTCTGGAGGAGCTCTACAacacg AAACAAACTCCGACCAACCCGACGCTCTATCACCTGGTGAGGGACGTCAAACAG GGTAACCTCCCGCCCAACTATAAGATCACGCTGATCGACGTGGGTCTGGTGATCGAGTATCTGATGGGAGGAACGTACCGGTGTAACTACACTCGCAAGCGCTTCCGGATCATCTACAACAACCTGCACGGAAACAGCCGG CGGTCAGGTCGGCACACGGCCAGCAGCTCCCACGAGTCCTTCAGCATTCAAGCAGATAAGAAAGAGAAGACGCGACACAATCACTTCATCAACACAGCTCAGCCGTACAAGCCCagg CTGGATTCGGTCTCGgagcagcagaagaagaagagtaAGGAGGAGGTGGTGGACATCGACGACCCGGAGACGCGCCGCTTCCCGTACCCCTTCAACGAGCTGCTGGTGTGGGCCGTTCTGATGAAGCGGCAGAAGATGTCTCTGTTCTTCTGGCAGCACGGAGAGGAGTCCATGGCCAAAGCTCTGGTGGCCTGCAAGCTGCTGCGCTCCATGGGCTACGAGGCCAAGAAGAGCGACGTGGTGGACGACACCACCGAGGAGCTGAAGGAGTACTCCAA TGAGTTCGGCACGCTGGCGGTGGATCTGCTGGAGCAGTCCTTCAGACAGGACGAGACCATGGCCATGAAGCTGCTGACGTACGAGCTGAAGAACTGGAGCAACTCCACCTGTCTGAAGCTGGCCGTGTCGTCTCGTCTGAGGCCCTTCGTGGCTCACACCTGCACACAGATGCTGCTGTCCGACATGTGGATGGGCCGCCTGAACATGCGCAAGAACTCCTGGTACAAG gtgatCCTGAGCATCCTGGTTCCTCCTGCCATCCTGCTGCTGGAATACAAGACTAAAGCGGAGATGTCTCACATCCCTCAGTCTCAGGACGCTCATCAGAGCATGGAGGACAGCGAGCACAACCTGCAGAAGCCCGACGACATCCCCATG GATGTGTTTAAAGAAGCCCGTCCCAACGAGAACGCCGAGGTGAAGAACGAGACCGAGGTGCACGTGCGCTCTCGCCGATTACCCATCACTCGCAAGTTCTACGCCTTTTACCACGCGCCCATCGTCAAGTTCTGGTTCAACACG CTCTTCTACATCGGTTTCCTGATGCTGTATTCGTACGTGGTGTTGGTGCGGATGGAGTCGTTCCCGTCTCCTCAGGAATGGGTCGTCATTCTTTACATCTTCACGCTGGCGGTGGAGAAGattcgag AGATGTTCATGTCTGAAGGAGGTAAGATCAGTCAGAAGATAAAGGTCTGGTTCAGCGACTACTTCAACGTGTCTGATTTCCTGGCGCTGCTGATGTTCTTCGTGGGCTTCGGGCTGCGCTTCGGCTCGGGGAACGTGTTCATCGCCGGCCGGATCGTGTACTGTCTGAACATCATCTTCTGGTACGTGCGTCTGCTGGACATCCTGGCGGTCAATCAGCAGGCCGGGCCGTACGTCATGATGATCGGGAAGATG GTGGCTAACATGTTCTACATCGTGGTCATCATGGCCGTGGTGCTGCTGAGCTTCGGGGTTCCTCGGAAAGCCATCCTGTACCCGAACGAGGATCCCTCCTGGTCTCTGGCCAGAGATGTGGTGTTCCAGCCGTACTGGATGATGTACGGAGAGGTGTACGCGTACGAGATCGACG tgTGTGCGAACTCAAGCGAGGATCACGCCAAGGAGCTGTGTGCGACGGGTGTATGGTTGACCCCGCTGCTGCAGGCCGTCTATCTGTTCGTCCAGTACATACTGATGGTCAACCTGCTCATCGCCTTCTTCAA TAACGTCTACATGCAGGTGAAGTCTATATCTAACCTGGTGTGGAAGTACCAGCGCTATCACTTCATCATGGCGTATCATGACAAGCCGGTGCTGCCTCCGCCGCTGATTCTCCTGAGTCACGCCGCGTCGCTGCTGGCCTCCATctgcaggaagaggaagaaggacAGCAGCGCCTACGGACCAA AGCTCTTCCTGACCGAGGAGGACCAGAAGAAGCTGCACGACTTCGAGGAGCAGTGCGTGGAGACGTACTTCCACGAGAAAGATGATCAGTTTCACTCGGGCAGTGAGGAGAGGATCAGACTCACGTCAGACAG GGTGGAGACGATGTGTGTGCAGCTGAAGGAGGTGGGGAACAAGGTGAACTTCATCAAGCGCTCTCTGCACACGCTGGACTCTCAGATCGGACACCTGCAGGACCTGTCTGCGCTCACCGTAGACACGCTAAAGGCGCTAACGGCGCAGCGAGCCTCCGAGGCTAGCAAAGTACACAACCAGATCACGCGCGAGCTCAGCGTCTCCAAGAACCTGGGGCCCGACGTCACGGGGCCCTCCAAGTCGAGCGCCCTGGTGCGGTGCAGCGTGGGTTTCCTGCCTCCCTCTGCCAGCATCGCCGAGTCTCTGTTTGGGGGCGGGGCCGAGAGCAGAGCGATGCAGGGGGCGGAGCTTCCTCTGAGCCCCGAGGTCGGGTCGAGGTCGGATCCGGCCCCAGCCACGTTCTTCGTCAGCACGCCGTCGCAGCTCACcgactcgcacacacacacggagccGGGGCCCGCCGCGGTGGAGTTCGGGGCCTTCGTGGGTGAgtatgaggaggaagaggagggtgTTTGTGAGAGGAGTGATGAAGGCCTCCCGGTGGTGCTCGTGAGCGAGCCCGAGTGCCAGGGACACGTCAATCTCGCTTTCTCCGCCGACGAAGACGAGCCGCCCGAGAGAAACACGCCCCTCCCTCTGGCCCCTGAGCACGGGCCCCGGGGCCCTCGGAGCTTCCAGAGAGACGGCCGCTGCAGACGCGCACTGAACAGAATCATGCAGAGGAGCCGAG GTCACAAGGATGATCCTGAAGGTCAGAGGTCGTTCCCTAAAGAGGTGTCTGTGAGCGGCCGGCAGTCGAGTCCCTCCAGGAAGGCTCGGGATGTG gcagCGGCGCAGGGTCAAATGCGGACAGTTAACTCTTACGCCGGCTTCACTGAGTTCGACAGAAACCCTTCGTTCCTGCATCCAGAGTCCA cgcTCAGGAAGCAGGAGAGGACACGTGTGTCTCTGGAGGACGTCTCTCATTATGAGGATCTGCTGCTg GGAAAATCAACACAATCCAGCAAACT gAGTCCAGAAGAGATCTCAAACA ctgcaGGTCTGTACGCCGGACGACACACACACCTGGGGGCCCGTAAGGACT cGATCGGTTCTCCGTTCAAGCCCATGGAGAGTTATCAGTATTCAG cGGTGGAGCGTAATAACCTGATGCGGTTGTCTCAGAGTATTCCATTCACCCCAGTGCCCCCTAGAG GTGAGCCGGTGACCGTGTACCGTCTGGAGGAGAGCTCTCCTAACAGCATCAACAACAGCATGTCGTCCTGGGCCCAGCGCGGCCTCTGCGCTAAGATCGAGTTCCTCAGTAAAGAGGAGATGGGAGGAGGCCTGCGGAGGGCGCTCAAGGTGCTCTGTACCTGGTCCGAGTACGACATCCTCAAACCTGGACACCTCTACATCGTCAAGTCCTTCCTGCCCGAGGTCGTCAACACCTGGCAGAGCATCTACAGAGAAGAGACGGTCCTGCACCTCTGTCTcagg GAAATTCAGCAGCAGAGAGCCGCTCAGAAACTCACGTTTGCCTTCAACCAGATCAGACCCAAAACCATCCCGTACTCccccag gggTCGGTGA
- the trpm7 gene encoding transient receptor potential cation channel subfamily M member 7 isoform X2 produces the protein MSQKSWIEHSFTKRECVYILPVSKDPHRCLPGCQICQQLVRCCCGRLVRQHVGFTATLAVKYSDVRLTEGELSDLEQWSVEKHTEESPTDAYGVINFQGGSHSYRAKYVRLSYDSRPEAVLRLMLKEWQMELPKIVISVHGGIQNFDLHPRIKQVVGKGLIKAAVTTGAWILTGGVNTGVAKHVGDALKEHMSRSARKICTVGIAPWGVIENRNDLIGRDVVAPYQTLLNPLSKLNVLNNFHSHFILVDDGTVGKYGAEVKLRRELEKHINLQRIHARIGQGVPVVALIFEGGPNVILTVLEYLQESPPVPVVVCEGTGRAADILAYVHKQTEQDGALPDGVEADIIATIKKTFNFSQSDALHLFQTLMECMKNKELITVFPVGSEDHQDIDVAILKALLKGTNASAFDQLVLTLAWDRVDIAKDHVFVYGQQLLVGSLEQAMLDALVMDRVEFVKLLIENGVSMHRFLTITRLEELYNTKQTPTNPTLYHLVRDVKQGNLPPNYKITLIDVGLVIEYLMGGTYRCNYTRKRFRIIYNNLHGNSRRSGRHTASSSHESFSIQADKKEKTRHNHFINTAQPYKPRLDSVSEQQKKKSKEEVVDIDDPETRRFPYPFNELLVWAVLMKRQKMSLFFWQHGEESMAKALVACKLLRSMGYEAKKSDVVDDTTEELKEYSNEFGTLAVDLLEQSFRQDETMAMKLLTYELKNWSNSTCLKLAVSSRLRPFVAHTCTQMLLSDMWMGRLNMRKNSWYKVILSILVPPAILLLEYKTKAEMSHIPQSQDAHQSMEDSEHNLQKPDDIPMDVFKEARPNENAEVKNETEVHVRSRRLPITRKFYAFYHAPIVKFWFNTLFYIGFLMLYSYVVLVRMESFPSPQEWVVILYIFTLAVEKIREMFMSEGGKISQKIKVWFSDYFNVSDFLALLMFFVGFGLRFGSGNVFIAGRIVYCLNIIFWYVRLLDILAVNQQAGPYVMMIGKMVANMFYIVVIMAVVLLSFGVPRKAILYPNEDPSWSLARDVVFQPYWMMYGEVYAYEIDVCANSSEDHAKELCATGVWLTPLLQAVYLFVQYILMVNLLIAFFNNVYMQVKSISNLVWKYQRYHFIMAYHDKPVLPPPLILLSHAASLLASICRKRKKDSSAYGPKLFLTEEDQKKLHDFEEQCVETYFHEKDDQFHSGSEERIRLTSDRVETMCVQLKEVGNKVNFIKRSLHTLDSQIGHLQDLSALTVDTLKALTAQRASEASKVHNQITRELSVSKNLGPDVTGPSKSSALVRCSVGFLPPSASIAESLFGGGAESRAMQGAELPLSPEVGSRSDPAPATFFVSTPSQLTDSHTHTEPGPAAVEFGAFVGHKDDPEGQRSFPKEVSVSGRQSSPSRKARDVAAAQGQMRTVNSYAGFTEFDRNPSFLHPESTLRKQERTRVSLEDVSHYEDLLLGKSTQSSKLSPEEISNTAGLYAGRHTHLGARKDSIGSPFKPMESYQYSAVERNNLMRLSQSIPFTPVPPRGEPVTVYRLEESSPNSINNSMSSWAQRGLCAKIEFLSKEEMGGGLRRALKVLCTWSEYDILKPGHLYIVKSFLPEVVNTWQSIYREETVLHLCLREIQQQRAAQKLTFAFNQIRPKTIPYSPRFLEVFLLYCHSAGQWFAIEECITGDFRKFNNNNGDEIVPTNLLEETMLAFSHWTYEYTRGELLVLDLQGVGEILTDPSVIKSGEKGSYDMIFGPANLGDDAIRNFRAKHHCNSCCRKLKLPDLKRNDYTPDKLTLQHDPSEGPSHSPPSGGPAKEQRPSMRLML, from the exons ATG TCCCAGAAGTCCTGGATCGAACACAGTTTCACCAAGAGGGAATGTGTTTATATACTGCCTGTGTCAAAAGACCCGCACAG ATGCCTCCCAGGATGTCAGATCTGTCAGCAGCTTGTGCG atgctGCTGCGGGCGTCTGGTCCGCCAGCACGTGGGCTTCACCGCTACGCTGGCAGTGAAGTACTCAGACGTGCGTCTGACCGAGGGCGAGCTGTCCGATCTGGAGCAGTGGTCAGTGGAGAAGCACACGGAGGAGAGTCCCACTGATGCCTACGGAGTCATCAACTTCCAGGGAGGATCGCATTCGTACAGAGCCAAg TATGTGCGTCTCTCCTATGACTCCCGTCCGGAGGCCGTCCTGAGGCTCATGCTGAAGGAATGGCAGATGGAGCTGCCGAAGATCGTCATCAGCGTTCACGGGGGAATCCAGAACTTCGACCTGCATCCACGGATCAAACAGGTGGTGGGCAAAGGACTGATCAAAGCTGCTGTCACCACCGGGGCCTGGATCCTGACCGGAGGGGTCAACACAG GCGTGGCCAAACATGTGGGTGATGCTCTGAAGGAACACATGTCCAGATCGGCTCGGAAAATCTGTACGGTGGGAATCGCACCCTGGGGAGTGATCGAAAACAGGAACGACCTCATCGGAAGAGAC gtggtAGCGCCGTACCAAACCCTGCTGAACCCTCTCAGTAAACTCAACGTGCTGAATAACTTTCACTCTCACTTCATTCTGGTGGATGATGGGACAGTCGGGAAATACGGAGCTGAAGTCAAACTCAGGAGAGAGCTGGAGAAACACATTAACCTGCAGAGAATCCACGCCC gtattGGTCAGGGCGTCCCTGTTGTGGCTCTGATCTTTGAAGGAGGTCCGAACGTGATCCTGACGGTGCTGGAGTATCTTCAGGAGAGTCCTCCGGTGCCGGTGGTGGTGTGTGAGGGAACCGGCCGCGCCGCTGATATACTGGCATACGTACACAAGCAGACGGAGCAGGAcgg agcGTTGCCTGATGGTGTTGAGGCTGACATCATTGCGACAATCAAGAAAACGTTCAACTTCAGCCAGAGTGATGCACTACATCTGTTCCAGACACTGATGGAGTGCATGAAGAACAAAGAACTg atcACGGTGTTTCCTGTGGGCTCAGAGGACCATCAGGACATCGATGTGGCCATCCTCAAGGCTCTGCTTAAAG gcACGAACGCATCGGCCTTCGATCAGCTGGTCCTGACGCTGGCGTGGGATCGAGTGGACATCGCTAAAGATCACGTGTTTGTTTACGGCCAACAGCTGCTG gtgggcTCCCTCGAGCAGGCGATGCTGGATGCGTTGGTGATGGATCGTGTGGAGTTTGTGAAGCTCCTGATAGAGAATGGTGTCAGCATGCATCGGTTCCTCACAATCACACGTCTGGAGGAGCTCTACAacacg AAACAAACTCCGACCAACCCGACGCTCTATCACCTGGTGAGGGACGTCAAACAG GGTAACCTCCCGCCCAACTATAAGATCACGCTGATCGACGTGGGTCTGGTGATCGAGTATCTGATGGGAGGAACGTACCGGTGTAACTACACTCGCAAGCGCTTCCGGATCATCTACAACAACCTGCACGGAAACAGCCGG CGGTCAGGTCGGCACACGGCCAGCAGCTCCCACGAGTCCTTCAGCATTCAAGCAGATAAGAAAGAGAAGACGCGACACAATCACTTCATCAACACAGCTCAGCCGTACAAGCCCagg CTGGATTCGGTCTCGgagcagcagaagaagaagagtaAGGAGGAGGTGGTGGACATCGACGACCCGGAGACGCGCCGCTTCCCGTACCCCTTCAACGAGCTGCTGGTGTGGGCCGTTCTGATGAAGCGGCAGAAGATGTCTCTGTTCTTCTGGCAGCACGGAGAGGAGTCCATGGCCAAAGCTCTGGTGGCCTGCAAGCTGCTGCGCTCCATGGGCTACGAGGCCAAGAAGAGCGACGTGGTGGACGACACCACCGAGGAGCTGAAGGAGTACTCCAA TGAGTTCGGCACGCTGGCGGTGGATCTGCTGGAGCAGTCCTTCAGACAGGACGAGACCATGGCCATGAAGCTGCTGACGTACGAGCTGAAGAACTGGAGCAACTCCACCTGTCTGAAGCTGGCCGTGTCGTCTCGTCTGAGGCCCTTCGTGGCTCACACCTGCACACAGATGCTGCTGTCCGACATGTGGATGGGCCGCCTGAACATGCGCAAGAACTCCTGGTACAAG gtgatCCTGAGCATCCTGGTTCCTCCTGCCATCCTGCTGCTGGAATACAAGACTAAAGCGGAGATGTCTCACATCCCTCAGTCTCAGGACGCTCATCAGAGCATGGAGGACAGCGAGCACAACCTGCAGAAGCCCGACGACATCCCCATG GATGTGTTTAAAGAAGCCCGTCCCAACGAGAACGCCGAGGTGAAGAACGAGACCGAGGTGCACGTGCGCTCTCGCCGATTACCCATCACTCGCAAGTTCTACGCCTTTTACCACGCGCCCATCGTCAAGTTCTGGTTCAACACG CTCTTCTACATCGGTTTCCTGATGCTGTATTCGTACGTGGTGTTGGTGCGGATGGAGTCGTTCCCGTCTCCTCAGGAATGGGTCGTCATTCTTTACATCTTCACGCTGGCGGTGGAGAAGattcgag AGATGTTCATGTCTGAAGGAGGTAAGATCAGTCAGAAGATAAAGGTCTGGTTCAGCGACTACTTCAACGTGTCTGATTTCCTGGCGCTGCTGATGTTCTTCGTGGGCTTCGGGCTGCGCTTCGGCTCGGGGAACGTGTTCATCGCCGGCCGGATCGTGTACTGTCTGAACATCATCTTCTGGTACGTGCGTCTGCTGGACATCCTGGCGGTCAATCAGCAGGCCGGGCCGTACGTCATGATGATCGGGAAGATG GTGGCTAACATGTTCTACATCGTGGTCATCATGGCCGTGGTGCTGCTGAGCTTCGGGGTTCCTCGGAAAGCCATCCTGTACCCGAACGAGGATCCCTCCTGGTCTCTGGCCAGAGATGTGGTGTTCCAGCCGTACTGGATGATGTACGGAGAGGTGTACGCGTACGAGATCGACG tgTGTGCGAACTCAAGCGAGGATCACGCCAAGGAGCTGTGTGCGACGGGTGTATGGTTGACCCCGCTGCTGCAGGCCGTCTATCTGTTCGTCCAGTACATACTGATGGTCAACCTGCTCATCGCCTTCTTCAA TAACGTCTACATGCAGGTGAAGTCTATATCTAACCTGGTGTGGAAGTACCAGCGCTATCACTTCATCATGGCGTATCATGACAAGCCGGTGCTGCCTCCGCCGCTGATTCTCCTGAGTCACGCCGCGTCGCTGCTGGCCTCCATctgcaggaagaggaagaaggacAGCAGCGCCTACGGACCAA AGCTCTTCCTGACCGAGGAGGACCAGAAGAAGCTGCACGACTTCGAGGAGCAGTGCGTGGAGACGTACTTCCACGAGAAAGATGATCAGTTTCACTCGGGCAGTGAGGAGAGGATCAGACTCACGTCAGACAG GGTGGAGACGATGTGTGTGCAGCTGAAGGAGGTGGGGAACAAGGTGAACTTCATCAAGCGCTCTCTGCACACGCTGGACTCTCAGATCGGACACCTGCAGGACCTGTCTGCGCTCACCGTAGACACGCTAAAGGCGCTAACGGCGCAGCGAGCCTCCGAGGCTAGCAAAGTACACAACCAGATCACGCGCGAGCTCAGCGTCTCCAAGAACCTGGGGCCCGACGTCACGGGGCCCTCCAAGTCGAGCGCCCTGGTGCGGTGCAGCGTGGGTTTCCTGCCTCCCTCTGCCAGCATCGCCGAGTCTCTGTTTGGGGGCGGGGCCGAGAGCAGAGCGATGCAGGGGGCGGAGCTTCCTCTGAGCCCCGAGGTCGGGTCGAGGTCGGATCCGGCCCCAGCCACGTTCTTCGTCAGCACGCCGTCGCAGCTCACcgactcgcacacacacacggagccGGGGCCCGCCGCGGTGGAGTTCGGGGCCTTCGTGG GTCACAAGGATGATCCTGAAGGTCAGAGGTCGTTCCCTAAAGAGGTGTCTGTGAGCGGCCGGCAGTCGAGTCCCTCCAGGAAGGCTCGGGATGTG gcagCGGCGCAGGGTCAAATGCGGACAGTTAACTCTTACGCCGGCTTCACTGAGTTCGACAGAAACCCTTCGTTCCTGCATCCAGAGTCCA cgcTCAGGAAGCAGGAGAGGACACGTGTGTCTCTGGAGGACGTCTCTCATTATGAGGATCTGCTGCTg GGAAAATCAACACAATCCAGCAAACT gAGTCCAGAAGAGATCTCAAACA ctgcaGGTCTGTACGCCGGACGACACACACACCTGGGGGCCCGTAAGGACT cGATCGGTTCTCCGTTCAAGCCCATGGAGAGTTATCAGTATTCAG cGGTGGAGCGTAATAACCTGATGCGGTTGTCTCAGAGTATTCCATTCACCCCAGTGCCCCCTAGAG GTGAGCCGGTGACCGTGTACCGTCTGGAGGAGAGCTCTCCTAACAGCATCAACAACAGCATGTCGTCCTGGGCCCAGCGCGGCCTCTGCGCTAAGATCGAGTTCCTCAGTAAAGAGGAGATGGGAGGAGGCCTGCGGAGGGCGCTCAAGGTGCTCTGTACCTGGTCCGAGTACGACATCCTCAAACCTGGACACCTCTACATCGTCAAGTCCTTCCTGCCCGAGGTCGTCAACACCTGGCAGAGCATCTACAGAGAAGAGACGGTCCTGCACCTCTGTCTcagg GAAATTCAGCAGCAGAGAGCCGCTCAGAAACTCACGTTTGCCTTCAACCAGATCAGACCCAAAACCATCCCGTACTCccccag gTTTCTGGAGGTGTTCCTGCTCTACTGTCACTCCGCCGGTCAGTGGTTCGCTATCGAGGAGTGCATCACTGGAGACTTCCGCAagtttaataacaacaatggAGATGAAATCGTTCCGACAAACCTTCTAGAAGAAACCATGCTGGCCTTCAGCCACTGGACGTATGAATACACTCGAGGAGAGCTGCTGGTGCTGGACCTGCAGG gggTCGGTGAGATACTGACAGATCCTTCAGTCATTAAGAGCGGAGAGAAAGG GTCTTATGATATGATCTTTGGTCCTGCGAATCTCGGAGACGATGCTATTCGAAACTTCCGCGCCAAGCATCACTGTAACTCGTGCTGCAGGAAACTCAAACTTCCAG ATCTGAAGCGGAACGACTACACTCCTGATAAACTGACGCTGCAGCATGACCCCTCCGAGGGCCCGTCCCATTCACCGCCTTCAGGGGGCCCCGCTAAAGAACAGCGTCCCTCAATGCGCTTAATgctgtga